A segment of the Parasynechococcus marenigrum WH 8102 genome:
CGGCCAAAGCGCTGACAGCCGGGCAAGGCCTGTTCCAAGGCATCGGCCCACGCTGCAGGGAGGCTGAGGATCAGTTCAAAATCCTCCCCGCCTGCCAGGCACCACCGCTCCCAAGGGTCCCCATCTGGCCACCCGTGAGCTTTCGGTAAGAGTTTTCGGTCGAGACGTGCCCCTGTGCCACTGCTGCTGCAGAGCCCCCGAACAGCGGTCAGAAGTCCGTCGCTGCTGTCGGTTCCGCCTGCCCGCCAGGGCAGGTGAGCGGGTTTGCATGAGAGCAGTTGATGGAGGGCATCCAGCCGCGGTCGGGGTCGTTGGTGCTGGCTGATCGCTTGGCTCTGCAATGAGGCGTTGAGGCAAGTGGCTTGAAGCTGCGGGTCGTTCTGGAGCAGCGCCAGACCCAGGCGGCTGAGGCCATGGGGCCCGCTGCTGACCAGCACGTCCCCAGGTTGGGCGGTACTGCGCAGCAGCTGCAGCGGGCCGAGACGTCCCAGGGCAGTGACCGACAGCAAGCGGCTTACACCTGACGAGCAGTCCCCCCCCAGCACCGTTCCGCCGTGCTGCTGAAGCGCTGCACTGATGCCGTTGTAAACCCCCTCCACCCAACTCCACGGGGTGGTGCCGGGTGCCACCAAGGCCACGGTGATGCCGTCAATGCTCACAGCACCGCTGGCGGCCAGATCGGACAGGTTGGCGGCGACGGCGCGCCATCCCACATCGTGGGCATCGGTGGTGGCATCACTGAAGTGAATGCCATCCACCAGCACATCGGTGTTCACCAGCAGCGGACGTGGATCTGCACCGAGGCAGGCGGTGTCGTCATCGAGTTGTCCTGGTGGAGCAAACCGGGCCAGGCGCTTGAGCAGCTCCGCTTCCCCCAGCTCCGCCAGGGTGGGGGTCATGCGTGGCTCAACAGCCGGTCGGCGCCGTCGGTCACCGTGATCGAAACGATGGAGTCATCCACCCCAAGCTCCTGAAGCACGTCAAAACCATTCACCACATAGCCGAAGGCAGCGTTGCGGCCGTCCACCAGGTTCAGACCCGCTGGCGTCAGTTCAGCCTCGTAGAGAAACATGAAGAACTGAGAGGAGCCATCATCCAGGGCCTGATCCGAATGGGCCCATCCCAGGGTTCCGAGGGTGGCGAAAGGAAGGGTTGGGGTGGCCTTAAACAGGCCGACATCCTCAAAGG
Coding sequences within it:
- the thiL gene encoding thiamine-phosphate kinase; this translates as MTPTLAELGEAELLKRLARFAPPGQLDDDTACLGADPRPLLVNTDVLVDGIHFSDATTDAHDVGWRAVAANLSDLAASGAVSIDGITVALVAPGTTPWSWVEGVYNGISAALQQHGGTVLGGDCSSGVSRLLSVTALGRLGPLQLLRSTAQPGDVLVSSGPHGLSRLGLALLQNDPQLQATCLNASLQSQAISQHQRPRPRLDALHQLLSCKPAHLPWRAGGTDSSDGLLTAVRGLCSSSGTGARLDRKLLPKAHGWPDGDPWERWCLAGGEDFELILSLPAAWADALEQALPGCQRFGRITNNAGSVIWSDDNSPIMDEGFNHFAQG